The following DNA comes from Spirulina major PCC 6313.
NNNNNNNNNNNNNNNNNNNNNNNNNNNNNNNNNNNNNNNCAATATGCGTTTGAGAACGGCAGAAACTGGCCCTTGTGTTTGGCGCAATTACAAAGCGGGTGAGTCTTCACGATACGGTCTGTGCAGCTTACTTCCAGGACAATCAGGCTCTAGTTGACTGGGTGCAATGGCAACCTCTCCGTTCCGTTGTCCTCTGCATCGGTGATGGTCATGATGGCATTTGGAACGTGATCAAACTCCTGGCTCCTGAGTATCAACGGCGTGAAATCCTCGACTGGTATCATCTGATGGAAAATCTCTACAAGATAGACCCCAAGCAATGCTGCTTAGAGCGACTGAAAGCTTTGCTCTGGTCTGGTTTTGTCGATGAGGTCTTAGCCATACTCAAACCCCTCCCACATCACCCTGCTCAGTGTTTTCGGGCTTATCTGCGCAAGCATCGTCGCCGTCTTGTCAATTATTGCTTATACCAGTCTTTGGGACTTGACATTGGTTCTGGGTCTGTTGAGTCTACCGTGAAGCGCATTGCTGCCCGTGTCAAACTGACTGGTGCTCAGTGGCTTTCTTCTTCTGCTCCTCACATTCTTCGCCTTCGTTGTGCCTATCTTAATGGTGCTTTTGTCCTAAGCAATAATACTTAGTTCTAAACTGGGATGCTCCCGGTTAGGAAGAGGATGGGTGTTCAGATTGACAGCGTTGCCAGGTAGCGATCGCTTCCATCATTGCATCAATAGCCTCGCGCTGTTCCTGCACCGATCGCGCCGTGCGATTCACCACAATGCTAAACACCAGCGGCGTGGGACTGCTGGGGCGGAGATAGCCCGACAGCGCCGAAACTCCCGTCATTGTGCCTGTTTTCGCGGCGATCTGACCCCGCACAGTGGCAGATGTAAGCCGACGGCGCAGCGTGCCGCTTGTGCCGCTGATCGGGAGCGATTGGATAAACGGGACAAAGATGGGCGGGGGCTGTTGGGTCATGGCTTGGAGGAGTTGAACGATCGCATCGGGGCTAACGAGGGTATGGCGAGACAGGCCCGAACCATCAACGAGGGCGTAGGCATCGGAATCAACGCCAATGTTGCTCAGTTGCACCGCGATCGCTGTTAACCCGGCCTCCCCTGGGCCCAACTGTTGCAGGAGGGCTTCGGCGTAGAGGTTGTTGCTGGGTTGGTTGGTGGCGTGGACGAGGGATGCGAGGGTGGGGGATAGGTGGGTGGTGCTAGGGGCGATGTCGGGTGGGGGCGCGATCGCACTGTCGGCCACGGTAATGCCCGCACGATTGAGGGCAAACCGCAGGGTGGCGAGAAAATAGGCCGTCGGGTCAAATACCGCCATCCCCCAAGAGGAATACCGCCCCGCATTGGCCGCCAATTCCCCGGTGATCGTTAATTCATTCGTGCCAAAGCGGCGGCGAATTTCCATACTGTAGGGGGTATCATCGGGAGCCGTCACCCCTTGATTAATCCAATCCCATTGCCGCAGCGCGATCGCATCGTCGCTTTCCAACCGCACCGCCTCCCCCACCCCTTGGGGCAACAGCGTGATTTGAAAAGCATTGTCATTGAGCATCAGCCGATTCACCGCCATGCCGTAGTAAAAATTGAGGTCGTACTGTTCCCAGGTGTCGGGGCGTTGGGCAGAGGCGGGAACCGCATCATCAACGGTGAGTTGCTCAATGTGGCGCACCCCTTGCGATCGCAACGCCTGGGCCCATTGGGTTAAATCCGCCGTCTTCAGGCTCGGATCACCGCGCCCGGAGAGGTGGAGGCGATCGAGGCGGGGGGCAGTGCCGAGGCTATAGATGGGCGTGGAAATTTGGAAATCGGGGCCGAACTGGAGCAGGGCGGCGGCGGTGGTGAAGAGTTTGACATTGGAGGCGGCGATCGTGTGGATCGCGCCGTTGTGATTGTAGATCGGTTCACCTGTGGGCGGCGCGACGACAATACCCCAGTGCGATCGCGCCCATTGGGGCTGCTCGATCACCCCCTCCACTGCGGCAGCCAGGGAAGCCGGACAGGTGGCCGCTGCCATTGCCCCCGGCATTTTTACCCCAAACCCCCCCACCAACAGAGCCGCGATCGCGCCAATCTGCCGACCGCGCTGCCGTGGGTGAGCGTCACCCTGTACAGTAGCCCTAAGCTCCCTCATTACTTCCCCTTGGGTCATGATTAAACTCTATACCAACCGCCTCTCGAATAATGCCCGCCGCGTCCAGGTTGCGCTGCTTGAAAAAGGGCTAGAGGCGGAGTTGATTCCAGTTAAGCTCAACGGTGAACAGTTTCAGCCCGATTTTCTCGCCCTCAACCCCTTTCACAAAGTGCCGGTGCTCGTCGATGGCGATCTAACGTTGATCGAATCCTTAGCTATTTTGGACTATCTCGACGCTCAATATCCCGATCCACCACTATTACCCACGGCCCCCCGCGATCTCGCCCAGGTGCGGATGCTCACCCAGGTGCAGGTGCAGGAAATGACACCGTTAATTTTTCCCCTGCTCAAGGAAAAAGTGGGGATTTCCGTGGCGGCGGACGTTGTGGAAACGGCCCAAACTCAGATGCAAATGGTATTGAGTTTCTACGATCGCCACCTGATCGAGCACGATTTTTTCATCCCCGGCCAATTCACCCAAGCGGATATTGTTGTGGGTGTATCGGTGGCGATTTTAGATGCGTTTTTAGGGTTCGATTTAACACCCTATACTAATCTGGCCGCCTGGTACGATCGCCTCTACCAGCGCCCCAGTTGGCAAACCACCCAACCCAACCCCATGGAAGTGATGACCGCCCTACCTCAAATCCGCGCCGTCTTGAAACAGCGGAGTTAAGGGGATGATCTGGCGTTGGTTACGGAGGAGTGCGATCGCGCTCTTAGCGATTTGTGTCATTCTCCTCGCCTACATGACCCAAATTGAACCCCGTTGGCTCCAGGTGCAGCGGTTGGATCTCACCCTGTCCCATCTGCCAGCGGCGTTTGAGGGGTTTAAATTGGTACAGATTAGTGATCTCCATGTGGATTCCCTGGACGATCGCACCTTGGCCCGTGCGATTCGTCTCGTCAATCGCCAAACCCCGGATCTCGTCGCGATCACGGGGGATTTCGTCACCCAAAAGGATAATTTAGAGCGCGATCGCGATCGTCTCGCCATTCTCAACACCCTCCAGTCCCAAACCGTCGCTGTCTTGGGCAATCACGACCATTGGACGAATCCGATCATCGTACGGCATATCCTGCGTGTGGCAGGCATTGAGGATCTGAGCAATCGTGTCGTGCGGATTGAACGCGAGGGGGGACAGGTGGCGATCGCAGGTATTGATGACCTCATGGGCGGTCATCCCGATCTCCCCCAGGTGCTCGACGCACTCCCCCCGGATAGCTGCGCGATTCTCCTCGTCCATGAGCCGGATTTTGCCGACTCCGCCGCCGCCACCCACCGCTTTGATCTCCAACTGGCGGGCCATTCCCACGGCGGCCAAATTCGCATCGGCCCGCCCCGCATCCTCCCCCCCTACGCCCGCCGCTACCCCCTCGGCCGCTACCAGGTTGAGGAAATGATCGCCTACACCAATCGCGGCATCGGCATGACCTCCGTGCCGATGCGCTTCGGGAATCGCCCGGAAATCACCGTGTTTCACCTCCATGCTCCGGTTTAACGGCCCTAGCCCTCTCCAGTGGATTAGGTACTGGACTGACAGGGTTAAAACAGGACATTAGGGAGTGCTGGAGGCAGTTGCCGTTGAATTGGGAAGCCCGTTTCTGGATGCGAAGCATCAGAGTCGGGTAGTTCACGCTCAGCCCTCAATCTCTGCTTTTGCTGTCCAGATTTGGCATGAGATGCGCCCCGATCGCCCTATGATGACTGTTAATTTTAAAGACTCGCCATGACCTTCCTCGACTATCCCTACGCCTCCCAACGTCGCGTCACCTTTGGCACTCGGGCCATGGTGGCCACCAGTCAACATCTGGCCAGTTTGGCGGGGTGGGAAATGTTCCAAGCCGGGGGCAATGCCGTCGATGCGGCCGTCGCCACAGCGATCGCCCTCACCGTCGTTGAACCCACCGCCAACGGCATCGGCTCCGATGCCTTTGCGATCGTTTGGGATGGGCAACAACTCCACGGCTTAAACGGGTCGGGGCGCAGTCCGGCGGCGATGGAGCGCGATCGCTACGGCGACACCATCCCCACCACCGGCTGGCCCACCGTCACCGTTCCCGGCGCAGTCTCCACCTGGCAAACTCTCTCCGAACGCTGGGGAAAACTCCCCTTCGCCCAACTCTGCGCCCCCGCGATCCGCTACGCTGCCGAAGGCTTCCCCGTGTCCCCCGTCACCGCCCAAACCTGGGAGCGGGAAGCGCGACGCTTTGCACAGGTACAAGGGGCAGAATATGAAGCATTTAAAGCGGTGTTTTTCCCGGACGGTCGCGCCCCCCAAGCCGGGGAAATTTGGCGCAGTCCCGGCCATGCCGCCACGCTGCAAACCCTTGCGGATGAGGGCGGCGCGAGTTTTTATCAGGGGAGTTTAAGCGATCGCATCGTCCGCTTCGCCGCCCAAACCGGAGGCAACCTCACCGCTGCCGACCTCGCCCAACACCGCAACCACTGGGTCACCCCGATCAGCACCCCCTACCGCGATGTCACCGTTTGGGAAATCCCCCCCAACACCCAAGGCATCGCCGCCCTGATGGCCTTAAACATCCTCGAAGGCTTCGACCTAGCCGCCGATCCCCGCGATTCTGTAGCCAGTTTTCACCGCCAAATCGAAGCGATGAAGCTCGCCTTTGCCGACATCTACCGCTACGTGGGCGATCCGGGAACGATGGAACTCACCACCGCTGATCTCCTCTCCAAGGACTACGCCGCCCAACGTCGGGGCTTGATTGGCGATCGCGCCCTGCCCCTCGCTGACCCCGGTTTCCCCAAAGGCGGCACGGTCTATCTCTGCACAGCGGATGAAACCCTGATGGTCTCCTTCATTCAGTCCAATTTTGAAAACCTCGGCAGCGGTATCCTCGTTCCTGAAACGGGCATTTCCCTACAAAATCGCGCCTGTGGCTTCAGCCTCACCCCCGGCCACCCCAACGAACTCGCCCCCCGCAAACGTCCCTTCCATACCATCATCCCCGCCTTCCTCACCCGCAACGGCCAAGCCCTCGGCCCCTTCGGCGTGATGGGCGCACAGATGCAACCCCAAGGCCATGTGCAAATGGTCGTCAACACCACCGACTACGGCATGAACCCCCAAACCGCCCTGGATGCTCCCCGCTGGCGATTTTTACGGGGCGATCGCGTCCTCCTAGAAACAGGCGTGAACGCAGATATCGCCGCCGGTTTGGAAGCCTTGGGCCATCGGGTCAGCATCACCCCCGCCTATTATGAATTCGGCAAGGGTCAGATGATTCTCCGCGACGGCTCTACCCTCATCGGCGGCACAGAACCAAGGGCCGACGGGAGTGCGATCGCGCGTTAACCATGCCGATATTTTCGAGTAAAAAAAGCCGCATTCAGACGCACAGCAGCATTTAGCCTGAATGCACTCGCGATCGCTACCTCCGGCTCATAAAGTTTATGGTGTAAATTAATCAAAACAAAATAATGTCTAGTTCAGGCTCAATTAGTGCTGCTCATCATTGATCCCGATGGCTGTGGTTGATTAGACAAAACAAGTCTTGATGTTTTTTTACATTTCTTACGAAATAGCCCTGGTTCGCTATGACCAGGAAACCCATCATTGCTATACTCATAGTTAGAGCTTCATGCATTAGCACCGTTGATTTTAACGACGTTGTGACGGTTTCAGCATTAATCCTGAATTAGATATTCAAAACTAAAATGACTGAACAAGAGTCTGATTTTACGGCTGACTATCACATCGATTGCACCAAGCCATCAGTTGACGAAAAATTGCGCATAGCCTGGCAAAAAATTGTGGATATGCTTGCAGAGGTGACCCGTGTTCCGGCGGCGTTGGTGATGCAAATTCATCCCACGACCATTGAAGTTTTTTCCACTTCAAATTCGGAATCGGCTAATCCTTATGAGCGGGGAGAGACTGCGGATCTAGGCAATGGGTTGTATTGTGAAACGGTGTTGCGATCGCAAGCCCCGCTCCTCGTTTCCAATGCCCTCGCTGATCCGGATTGGGATCATAACCCTGATATTGAACTAGGGATGATCTTCTATTACGGTGTGCCCATCCTGTGGCCTGATGACACGTCCTTCGGGACATTATGCATCCTTGATAATCAAGAACATCAACTCGATGACTGGATGCGTGACCTCATTCATGTGCTCAAGACGAGTATTGAATCCGGTTTAAAAATTCTTTATATGCAGCAGCAACGTCTGCAAGCCACCCTCCAACTCAATCAAGTCCTCGAAAGCACAATCATGGCCTTGGTGAGTACCCTGGCTTGTCGTGATCCCTACACGGCCCAACATCAAAAACGAGTAGCAGATTTAACGGTAAGAATTGCCGTCCAAATGGGACTTGATTCTGCACTGC
Coding sequences within:
- the dacB gene encoding D-alanyl-D-alanine carboxypeptidase/D-alanyl-D-alanine endopeptidase; its protein translation is MRELRATVQGDAHPRQRGRQIGAIAALLVGGFGVKMPGAMAAATCPASLAAAVEGVIEQPQWARSHWGIVVAPPTGEPIYNHNGAIHTIAASNVKLFTTAAALLQFGPDFQISTPIYSLGTAPRLDRLHLSGRGDPSLKTADLTQWAQALRSQGVRHIEQLTVDDAVPASAQRPDTWEQYDLNFYYGMAVNRLMLNDNAFQITLLPQGVGEAVRLESDDAIALRQWDWINQGVTAPDDTPYSMEIRRRFGTNELTITGELAANAGRYSSWGMAVFDPTAYFLATLRFALNRAGITVADSAIAPPPDIAPSTTHLSPTLASLVHATNQPSNNLYAEALLQQLGPGEAGLTAIAVQLSNIGVDSDAYALVDGSGLSRHTLVSPDAIVQLLQAMTQQPPPIFVPFIQSLPISGTSGTLRRRLTSATVRGQIAAKTGTMTGVSALSGYLRPSSPTPLVFSIVVNRTARSVQEQREAIDAMMEAIATWQRCQSEHPSSS
- a CDS encoding glutathione S-transferase family protein; translation: MIKLYTNRLSNNARRVQVALLEKGLEAELIPVKLNGEQFQPDFLALNPFHKVPVLVDGDLTLIESLAILDYLDAQYPDPPLLPTAPRDLAQVRMLTQVQVQEMTPLIFPLLKEKVGISVAADVVETAQTQMQMVLSFYDRHLIEHDFFIPGQFTQADIVVGVSVAILDAFLGFDLTPYTNLAAWYDRLYQRPSWQTTQPNPMEVMTALPQIRAVLKQRS
- a CDS encoding metallophosphoesterase, whose translation is MIWRWLRRSAIALLAICVILLAYMTQIEPRWLQVQRLDLTLSHLPAAFEGFKLVQISDLHVDSLDDRTLARAIRLVNRQTPDLVAITGDFVTQKDNLERDRDRLAILNTLQSQTVAVLGNHDHWTNPIIVRHILRVAGIEDLSNRVVRIEREGGQVAIAGIDDLMGGHPDLPQVLDALPPDSCAILLVHEPDFADSAAATHRFDLQLAGHSHGGQIRIGPPRILPPYARRYPLGRYQVEEMIAYTNRGIGMTSVPMRFGNRPEITVFHLHAPV
- a CDS encoding gamma-glutamyltransferase family protein yields the protein MTFLDYPYASQRRVTFGTRAMVATSQHLASLAGWEMFQAGGNAVDAAVATAIALTVVEPTANGIGSDAFAIVWDGQQLHGLNGSGRSPAAMERDRYGDTIPTTGWPTVTVPGAVSTWQTLSERWGKLPFAQLCAPAIRYAAEGFPVSPVTAQTWEREARRFAQVQGAEYEAFKAVFFPDGRAPQAGEIWRSPGHAATLQTLADEGGASFYQGSLSDRIVRFAAQTGGNLTAADLAQHRNHWVTPISTPYRDVTVWEIPPNTQGIAALMALNILEGFDLAADPRDSVASFHRQIEAMKLAFADIYRYVGDPGTMELTTADLLSKDYAAQRRGLIGDRALPLADPGFPKGGTVYLCTADETLMVSFIQSNFENLGSGILVPETGISLQNRACGFSLTPGHPNELAPRKRPFHTIIPAFLTRNGQALGPFGVMGAQMQPQGHVQMVVNTTDYGMNPQTALDAPRWRFLRGDRVLLETGVNADIAAGLEALGHRVSITPAYYEFGKGQMILRDGSTLIGGTEPRADGSAIAR
- a CDS encoding HD domain-containing phosphohydrolase, which encodes MTEQESDFTADYHIDCTKPSVDEKLRIAWQKIVDMLAEVTRVPAALVMQIHPTTIEVFSTSNSESANPYERGETADLGNGLYCETVLRSQAPLLVSNALADPDWDHNPDIELGMIFYYGVPILWPDDTSFGTLCILDNQEHQLDDWMRDLIHVLKTSIESGLKILYMQQQRLQATLQLNQVLESTIMALVSTLACRDPYTAQHQKRVADLTVRIAVQMGLDSALHQGLYLGAAIHDVGKIYVPSDILNRPGKLSVAEFEIIKSHPMVGAQIVKDIAFPWPIQDLILQHHERLDGSGYPAGLVGDQILLEARILSVADVVEAMSSHRPYRSALGLDAALDVVRSGRGILYDADVVDACLLLFEQQQYRNNWDSKIYADQRYQ